In the genome of Staphylococcus durrellii, one region contains:
- a CDS encoding deoxynucleoside kinase, which translates to MNNYGIPQDAVITIAGTVGVGKSTLTQALADRLNFRTSFENVDHNPYLDKFYHDFQRWSFHLQIYFLAERFKEQKRMFEYGGGFVQDRSIYEDVDIFAKMHEAQGTMTQEDFNTYSELFNAMVMTPYFPKPDVLIYLECDYDEVIDRIKQRGRQMEIETDPQYWQKLFQRYENWISQFNVCPVVRVNINEYDLHADPDSLDVVINKIKSVIDTYRKVDQR; encoded by the coding sequence ATGAATAACTATGGTATTCCACAGGATGCAGTTATTACTATCGCTGGTACTGTTGGTGTCGGAAAATCTACTTTAACTCAAGCTTTAGCAGATCGTTTAAATTTCCGTACTTCATTTGAAAATGTCGATCATAATCCTTATTTAGATAAATTTTACCATGACTTCCAACGTTGGAGCTTTCATTTACAAATCTATTTTTTAGCAGAGCGCTTTAAAGAACAGAAACGTATGTTTGAGTATGGTGGTGGATTTGTCCAAGATCGCTCAATCTATGAAGACGTAGATATTTTTGCAAAAATGCACGAAGCACAAGGTACAATGACACAAGAAGACTTTAATACTTATTCTGAGCTATTTAATGCAATGGTGATGACACCTTATTTCCCAAAACCAGACGTCCTTATATATTTGGAATGCGATTATGATGAAGTTATCGATCGTATAAAACAACGTGGTCGTCAAATGGAAATCGAAACTGACCCTCAATATTGGCAAAAATTATTCCAACGTTATGAAAATTGGATTAGTCAATTTAATGTATGCCCTGTCGTGCGTGTAAACATTAATGAATATGACCTACATGCTGATCCAGATTCACTCGACGTGGTTATTAATAAAATTAAATCTGTAATCGACACCTATAGAAAAGTTGATCAACGATAA
- a CDS encoding HAD family hydrolase, whose translation MKWILFDKDGTLIYFDRSWMTIGLQLVDDFIERYQERITDVNAAYARLGIVDGEIQQGTIMASGALDNMVEAFNDIAQQDVTKWVQKRSQTLVDNRVPDNEWVEGAYQTLATLQQQGYKMGIVTSDSKKGVEQFLEVTQSKQFFDVIISTEANAVEKPNPEVLNPLFDNYDVNPKEVAIVGDTANDIKTGKNAKLGLSIAVLTGVDVEESFLDADYIIPTINEVIDIINQ comes from the coding sequence ATGAAATGGATTTTATTTGATAAAGACGGTACCTTAATATATTTTGATCGCAGTTGGATGACTATTGGTTTACAATTAGTTGACGATTTTATTGAACGCTACCAAGAAAGAATTACTGATGTGAACGCTGCTTATGCACGATTAGGTATCGTAGATGGAGAAATTCAACAGGGAACTATTATGGCATCTGGTGCACTAGATAATATGGTAGAGGCATTTAATGATATTGCTCAACAAGATGTTACTAAATGGGTGCAGAAACGTAGTCAAACTTTAGTAGATAATCGCGTACCTGACAATGAATGGGTAGAAGGAGCATATCAAACATTAGCAACCTTACAACAACAAGGTTATAAAATGGGGATTGTTACGAGTGATTCGAAAAAAGGCGTAGAACAATTTTTAGAAGTTACACAAAGTAAGCAGTTTTTTGATGTGATTATCTCTACTGAAGCCAATGCAGTAGAAAAACCTAATCCAGAAGTGTTGAACCCTTTATTTGATAACTATGATGTCAATCCTAAAGAGGTGGCAATTGTTGGCGATACTGCAAATGATATTAAAACAGGTAAAAATGCTAAATTAGGGTTATCTATCGCCGTGTTAACTGGTGTAGATGTGGAAGAAAGTTTTTTAGACGCGGACTATATCATACCGACTATAAATGAAGTAATCGATATAATAAATCAATAG
- a CDS encoding branched-chain amino acid aminotransferase has product MSEKIEFVQRENLKEKPDPSDLGFGKYFTDYMLSFDYDLDKGWHDLKIVPYGPIEISPAAQALHYGQAVFEGLKAYKHNDEVVLFRPDENFKRINDSLNRLDMPEVDEGVLLEGLKQLVDVERDWVPEGEGQSLYIRPYVFATEGMLGVRPSYSYKLLIILSPSGSYYGGESLRPTKIYVEDEYVRAVRGGVGHAKVAGNYAASLKAQTNASKLGYDQVLWLDGVEQKYIEEVGSMNIFFVENGTIVTPKLNGSILPGITRKTVIELSKQLGYDVEERRVSIDELIESQRKGKLSEVFGTGTAAVISPVGQLKYGEKEIVINNNETGEITQKLYDNYVGIQSGKLNDPQNWRVVVPKY; this is encoded by the coding sequence ATGTCAGAAAAAATTGAATTTGTACAACGTGAAAACTTAAAAGAAAAACCAGATCCAAGTGATTTAGGTTTTGGTAAATATTTTACTGACTATATGCTAAGCTTCGACTATGATTTGGATAAAGGGTGGCATGACCTAAAGATTGTGCCTTATGGACCAATTGAAATTTCTCCAGCAGCACAGGCATTGCATTATGGACAAGCAGTCTTTGAAGGTTTAAAAGCTTACAAGCATAATGATGAAGTCGTATTATTTAGACCAGATGAAAACTTTAAACGTATTAATGACTCTTTAAATAGACTAGATATGCCAGAAGTAGATGAAGGTGTTTTACTAGAAGGTCTTAAACAATTAGTCGATGTAGAACGTGACTGGGTACCTGAAGGTGAAGGACAATCTTTATATATACGACCTTACGTTTTCGCTACTGAAGGTATGCTAGGTGTTAGACCATCTTATTCTTATAAATTACTTATTATTTTATCGCCATCAGGTTCATACTATGGTGGAGAATCATTAAGACCGACTAAGATTTATGTAGAAGATGAATATGTGCGAGCTGTTCGTGGTGGTGTAGGGCATGCGAAGGTTGCAGGTAACTATGCAGCAAGTCTAAAAGCGCAAACGAATGCGTCTAAACTAGGCTATGATCAAGTGTTATGGTTAGATGGTGTTGAACAAAAATATATAGAAGAAGTAGGTAGCATGAATATCTTCTTCGTTGAAAATGGCACAATTGTAACACCAAAATTAAATGGTAGTATTTTACCGGGGATTACACGAAAAACTGTTATCGAATTATCAAAACAATTAGGTTATGATGTTGAAGAACGTCGTGTCTCTATTGATGAATTAATTGAATCTCAACGTAAAGGTAAACTATCAGAAGTATTTGGTACAGGAACTGCAGCGGTAATATCTCCTGTTGGACAGCTGAAATATGGTGAAAAAGAAATCGTTATTAATAACAATGAAACAGGCGAAATCACACAAAAACTTTACGATAATTATGTTGGCATTCAAAGTGGTAAACTTAATGATCCGCAGAATTGGAGAGTAGTTGTACCTAAATATTAA
- a CDS encoding tautomerase family protein, which translates to MPIIKIDMIKGRTEEQIKAILDVSYEVMLEAFEAPVGDRYQIVTQHEYYEMAILDTGLGVERTNDILVFTLISRPRTKDQKLKLYNNLATRLHDELNIRKEDIMVSLIENTDENWSFFNGEAQFLNGEL; encoded by the coding sequence ATGCCAATTATTAAAATTGATATGATTAAAGGTCGTACGGAGGAACAAATAAAAGCTATTTTGGATGTGTCATATGAAGTTATGTTAGAAGCTTTTGAAGCACCAGTGGGGGACCGTTACCAAATCGTCACTCAACATGAATACTATGAAATGGCAATTTTGGATACAGGCTTAGGTGTAGAAAGAACAAATGATATTTTGGTCTTTACTTTAATTTCTCGACCACGTACGAAAGATCAAAAACTAAAGCTTTATAACAATTTAGCAACGCGTTTACATGATGAGCTCAATATACGTAAAGAAGACATCATGGTTAGTTTAATAGAAAACACTGATGAAAATTGGAGTTTCTTTAATGGAGAAGCACAGTTTTTAAATGGCGAATTATAA